The Kwoniella mangroviensis CBS 8507 chromosome 1 map unlocalized Ctg02, whole genome shotgun sequence genome window below encodes:
- a CDS encoding protein YOP1, with translation MSAPTQSQQIKQNFLNHPYTQQASRFATGQVNALDAELNRYPLLRNLEQQTKVPKAYGVLALAASAVVLIFFNMFGLAQPVSNLIGWALPAYLSVQAIESPQSNDDKQWLTYWVVFGSLNLAESLGVRAILYWVPMYFVFKTLFTIWLMLPATRGAETLYYHVLRPVIGNVKQKSQHTTGQTNPFAKESTAAGFNPAGTTAPSSFERE, from the exons ATGTCCGCCCCAACCCAATCCCAACAAATCAAACAAAACTTCCTTAACCACCCATACACCCAACAAGCTTCCAGATTCGCTACTGGTCAAGTCAACGCTCTCGAtgctgag CTCAACCGATACCCCCTCTTGAGAAATCTCGAACAACAAACCAAAGTACCTAAAGCTTACGGTGTATTGGCCTTGGCTGCTTC CGCCGTcgttttgatcttcttcaacatgtTCGGGCTCGCTCAACCCGTTTCCAACCTTATCGGTTGGGCTCTCCCCGCTTACTTGTCCGTTCAAGCTATCGAATCCCCTCAATCGAACGACGACAAACAATGGTTGACTTACTGGGTCGTCTTCGGTTCTTTGAACCTCGCTGAATCTCTTGGTGTTAGAGCTATCCTCTACTGGGTTCCTATGTACTTTGTCTTCAAGACTTTGTTCACCATTTGGC TCATGCTCCCCGCTACCCGAGGTGCCGAGACCTTGTACTACCACGTCCTCCGACCCGTCATCGGCAACGTCAAGCAAAAATCCCAACACACCACTGGTCAAACCAACCCATTCGCCAAGGAGTCAACTGCTGCTGGATTCAACCCTGCTGGAACCACTGCTCCATCCAGCTTCGAGCGTGAGTAG
- a CDS encoding diphthine synthase, with product MFYVIGLGLSDEKDITVKGLEAVKRCERVYLESYTSILMVDKERLEAFYEKEVIIATREMVELEADEILRDSDKVDIAFLVVGDPLGATTHTDLLLRARSLQIPTQVIHNASILTALGSTGLQMYNFGQTLSLVFYTETWRPDSWFERLEENLRIGVHTLVLLDIKVREQSEENMARGRLIYEPPRYMNPHQAFSQILLTESLRHPKDPSSSSSDDGEIRIEPKPSLLPPSETLAISLSRIGTPTQKLISGTLEELAQLSEEEFGDPLHSVVIVGKKLHPLEFEYAGRFAVGGEQGAWWKVGKEVYGVERETF from the exons ATGTTCTACGTTATTGGATTAGGATTGAgcgatgagaaggatataACGGTCAAGGGACTGGAG GCTGTTAAACGATGTGAGAGGGTATATCTGGAAAGTTATACTTCCATCTTAATGGTAGATAAAGAGAGATTG GAAGCATTCTACGAGAAGGAAGTTATAATAGCTACTCGAGAGATGGTCGAATTGGAAGCGGATGAAATACTGAGGGATTCAGATAAAGTGGATATTGCATTCTTGGTTGTTGGTGATCCTCTAGG CGCAACAACCCATACCGACCTTCTCCTTCGAGCTCGTTCCCTCCAGATCCCAACTCAAGTAATTCACAATGCCTCTATCCTCACTGCACTAGGATCAACAGGTCTACAAATGTACAACTTTGGTCAAACGCTGTCTTTGGTATTTTACACCGAAACGTGGAGACCTGACAGTTGGtttgaaaggttggaagagaatCTGAGGATTGGTGTACACACATTGGTGTTGTTGGATATCAAAGTTAGGGAACAGAGTGAGGAGAATATGGCTAG AGGCCGACTAATTTACGAACCCCCAAGATATATGAACCCCCATCAAGCATTTTCTCAAATCCTCTTAACCGAATCACTTAGACATCCTAAAgacccttcatcctcttcttccgatgatGGAGAAATCCGAATTGAACCTAAACCATCGCTATTACCTCCCTCTGAAACATTGGCTATATCATTATCTCGAATCGGTACACCCACTCAGAAATTGATAAGTGGGACATTGGAAGAGTTGGCTCAACTgtctgaagaagaatttgGTGATCCTCTCCATTCGGTCGTCATAGTTGGTAAGAAATTACATCCATTGGAATTTGAATATGCAGGTAGGTTTGCGGTAGGAGGTGAACAAGGGGCATGGTGGAAGGTTGGTAAAGAGGTTTATGGAGTTGAGAGAGAGACGTTCTAG